Proteins co-encoded in one Hyalangium ruber genomic window:
- a CDS encoding RIO1 family regulatory kinase/ATPase: MHEALEVLLADGVIDEVVARLKSGKEADVYIATHGDQYVAAKIYKERTQRNFKNNSGYKEGRLVRNSRTRRAMEKGSRFGQEAAEDAWKTAESEALSKLYTAGVRVPAPVMFYEGVLLMELVVDVEGQPAARLIDGLFTPESANEYYRDLRQQAVKMLCCDIIHGDLSAYNILLGANGPTIIDFPQIVSASANSRAEFFFKRDLDNLRLFFADQDRSLLGRAGDAAEIWRAYVRRELTPDFEPTGRAVPETKGQRGGERHGGRPQRPEGAPRHGESHGHGGSPRHTGEHGGRQGAHRHGEQQNPPGGSRHRESQGRHGGPRHGEQQRQSGTPRHAEQQGQSGTPRHAEQQGHPSAAHHGERQGHPAASHSGEPRGHGGASRHGEQRHRGAPRNGESRGPRGMPRHGEARGQGGAPHQGEPHGPPAAQRHGDAQGHRGGPRQGEAQGHRGGPRHGESQGHRGPPRQSEAQGHRGARPQRPGTPGRRGASPAVSYVSRLGGTPSQGPGEGT, from the coding sequence ATGCATGAAGCGCTCGAGGTTCTCCTCGCCGATGGTGTGATTGATGAGGTGGTGGCCCGCCTCAAGAGTGGCAAGGAGGCCGACGTGTACATCGCCACTCACGGCGACCAGTACGTGGCGGCGAAGATCTACAAAGAGCGCACCCAGCGCAATTTCAAGAACAACTCCGGCTACAAGGAAGGGCGGCTGGTTCGCAACAGCCGCACCCGGCGGGCCATGGAGAAGGGCAGCCGCTTCGGGCAGGAGGCCGCCGAGGACGCGTGGAAGACGGCCGAGTCCGAGGCGCTCTCCAAGCTGTACACGGCCGGCGTGCGTGTGCCCGCGCCGGTGATGTTCTACGAGGGCGTGCTGTTGATGGAGCTGGTGGTCGACGTGGAGGGTCAGCCCGCCGCGCGCCTCATCGACGGGCTGTTCACGCCGGAGAGCGCCAACGAGTACTACCGGGACCTGCGGCAGCAAGCGGTGAAGATGCTCTGCTGCGACATCATCCATGGCGACCTGAGCGCGTACAACATCCTGCTCGGCGCCAACGGGCCCACCATCATCGACTTTCCGCAGATCGTCTCCGCGTCGGCCAACAGTCGGGCGGAGTTCTTCTTCAAGCGTGACCTGGACAACCTGCGCCTCTTCTTCGCCGACCAGGACCGGAGCCTGCTGGGGCGTGCGGGGGACGCGGCGGAGATCTGGCGGGCCTACGTGCGGCGCGAGCTGACGCCGGACTTCGAGCCCACCGGCCGCGCCGTGCCCGAGACGAAGGGGCAGCGGGGCGGGGAGCGGCATGGCGGCAGGCCTCAGCGTCCGGAAGGGGCTCCTCGTCACGGGGAGTCGCACGGCCACGGAGGCTCACCGCGCCACACCGGGGAGCACGGCGGCCGGCAAGGCGCCCACCGCCACGGGGAGCAGCAGAACCCCCCTGGAGGGTCTCGTCACCGGGAGTCGCAGGGGCGCCACGGAGGCCCGCGCCACGGTGAGCAGCAGAGGCAATCCGGCACGCCTCGGCACGCTGAGCAGCAGGGGCAATCCGGCACGCCCCGGCACGCTGAGCAGCAAGGCCACCCCAGCGCGGCGCACCACGGTGAGCGGCAAGGTCACCCGGCAGCGTCCCACTCGGGCGAGCCGCGGGGCCATGGAGGAGCGTCCCGGCACGGTGAGCAGCGGCACCGGGGAGCGCCCCGCAACGGTGAGTCACGAGGCCCTCGGGGCATGCCCCGGCATGGAGAGGCCCGAGGCCAGGGAGGTGCGCCGCACCAGGGGGAGCCCCATGGCCCCCCCGCGGCGCAGCGCCACGGTGATGCGCAAGGTCACCGAGGAGGCCCCCGCCAGGGTGAGGCACAAGGTCACCGGGGAGGCCCTCGTCACGGTGAATCGCAGGGCCACCGGGGCCCCCCGCGACAGAGCGAGGCCCAGGGCCATCGCGGAGCCCGTCCCCAGCGTCCGGGCACACCGGGTCGGCGCGGCGCGAGCCCCGCGGTCTCCTACGTCTCCCGGCTCGGCGGAACGCCTTCACAGGGGCCCGGCGAGGGCACCTGA
- a CDS encoding polysaccharide deacetylase family protein translates to MQSTGSTASASASPRRNVTYTIHAKDTLGSIAKAKLGDVRRWTEIAALNKDILPDPNRLPVGMTIELPPVNPAQAPLQPPPVRGIFWPERFPGKAALTFDDGPHPVNTPKVLDALKGAGAKATFFVLGKKAREYPALIRRIVAEGHSLGNHSENHPDYVKVDRAEVVRQLAATQAAVDAALGRSYPLWQVRPPYGSMDSVVKDVIHAQGQMAVLWNVDSWDWRHRNADSRILSSIFAVPGGVQSTGGAILFHDIHPQTVRVLGEVLTRLKRHGLAVVKTDELLRQKYPEAAPPAVA, encoded by the coding sequence ATGCAGAGCACTGGCTCCACGGCCTCGGCTTCCGCCTCCCCCCGCCGTAACGTCACCTACACCATCCATGCGAAGGACACCCTGGGCTCCATCGCCAAAGCCAAGCTGGGGGATGTGCGTCGGTGGACGGAGATCGCCGCGCTCAACAAGGACATCCTCCCGGACCCCAACCGGCTGCCCGTGGGCATGACGATCGAGCTGCCTCCGGTGAACCCCGCGCAGGCGCCGCTGCAGCCCCCGCCCGTGCGCGGCATCTTCTGGCCCGAGCGCTTCCCGGGCAAGGCGGCGCTCACCTTCGATGACGGGCCGCACCCGGTGAACACCCCCAAGGTGCTGGACGCGCTCAAGGGCGCGGGTGCCAAGGCCACCTTCTTCGTGCTGGGGAAGAAGGCGCGCGAGTACCCGGCGCTGATCCGCCGCATCGTCGCCGAGGGCCACAGCCTGGGGAACCACAGCGAGAACCACCCCGACTACGTCAAGGTGGACCGGGCCGAGGTGGTGCGGCAGCTCGCCGCGACACAGGCGGCGGTGGACGCGGCGCTGGGGCGCTCCTACCCGCTGTGGCAGGTACGGCCGCCGTACGGTTCGATGGACTCCGTGGTGAAGGACGTCATCCACGCCCAGGGGCAGATGGCGGTGCTGTGGAACGTGGACTCGTGGGACTGGCGCCACCGCAACGCCGACTCGCGCATCCTGTCGAGCATCTTCGCCGTGCCGGGCGGCGTGCAGTCCACCGGCGGTGCCATCCTCTTCCACGACATCCACCCGCAGACGGTGCGCGTGCTGGGCGAGGTGCTCACCCGGCTCAAGCGTCACGGGCTCGCCGTCGTGAAGACCGACGAGTTGCTGCGCCAGAAGTACCCCGAGGCCGCACCGCCCGCCGTGGCCTGA
- a CDS encoding ATP-binding protein, producing MAPLAVTEPSRANPPAQAPRTSGPQRLWTSPVGHYALALLSVLGALLLQKAFWPFMSNSPFLFFYGAIVLAGWWGRWGPALVATALSMLAVDYFFLPPHDAFQLQPGDMVSLGIFLVLSLLVTRLNVALRRTDAERNQLLERERAARTEAEIERSRLQSLLMQAPACVALLRGPQHVYTLSNPLNDTLFGNRKLLGRGVREALPDAERQGLVDILDSVYSTGEPFIGREMSLKFLQPEGGDKEVWLDVIYQAMRDARGTIDGIACFGVDITASVRARREAEALAAELKRSEERYRTFVSQSSEGIFRVETVEPVSTSTPEEQQVDDMLRLGYVAECNDAMARMYGLEGASALVGARLEQLLVREDPRNIEYMRSFIRNGYRIENSVSHEMDHNGNPKIIVNNLIGMVREGALIAAWGIQRDITQQRQAEEARARAAANARFLAEASAVMASSLDYEATLRNLARLAVPALADWCVIDLQQPDGAFRRVEVTTATEEDAALAQRMKDFGLMPDGNVQHPPTQALLEGKALLIENFTAESIRARTHSAEHAEVLLATQVRSLICVPLEVRGRVLGVLSFLTSRSGRRYTAEDLTYMEELARRAALSVENARLYREAQEAIRLRDEFLSIASHELKTPLTPLSLKLQMLSREVRKQPDSPLRRSVEDYVAIGTRQVKKLSELVSDLLDVTRISGGKLRLEFEDVDLTTIVREVVGRYEPEAARLGTSLSLEAQGVVVGHWDRLRLEQVVTNLIDNALKYGAGKPVDVRLRVSEGKACLLVRDEGIGIAPEYLPRIFGRFERAVSERHYGGLGLGLYITRTIIEAMGGHIQVESQPGQGSTFTVELPLDPRTVAAPEPPSA from the coding sequence ATGGCCCCTCTGGCCGTGACCGAGCCGTCGCGTGCCAACCCTCCCGCGCAGGCGCCGCGGACCTCGGGGCCGCAGCGCCTGTGGACGTCCCCTGTTGGACATTATGCCCTGGCGCTCCTGAGCGTCCTGGGGGCGCTGCTGCTCCAGAAGGCCTTCTGGCCCTTCATGTCCAATAGCCCGTTCCTGTTCTTCTACGGGGCCATCGTGCTGGCTGGCTGGTGGGGCAGGTGGGGACCGGCCCTGGTGGCCACCGCGCTGTCCATGCTGGCAGTGGACTACTTCTTCCTGCCGCCCCATGACGCGTTCCAGCTGCAACCCGGGGACATGGTCTCCCTGGGCATCTTCCTGGTGCTGTCGCTGCTCGTCACCCGGCTGAACGTGGCCCTGCGCAGGACGGATGCCGAGCGCAACCAGCTCCTGGAGCGAGAGCGCGCGGCCCGCACCGAGGCGGAGATCGAGCGAAGTCGGCTCCAGAGCCTGCTCATGCAGGCGCCCGCCTGCGTCGCGTTGCTGCGAGGGCCACAGCACGTCTACACGCTGTCCAACCCGCTGAACGACACGTTGTTTGGCAATCGCAAGCTGCTGGGCAGGGGCGTCCGCGAGGCCCTGCCCGACGCCGAGCGCCAGGGGCTGGTGGACATCCTCGACAGCGTCTACTCCACGGGAGAGCCCTTCATCGGCCGAGAGATGTCCTTGAAGTTCCTCCAACCCGAAGGCGGGGACAAGGAGGTGTGGCTGGACGTCATCTACCAGGCGATGCGGGATGCGCGCGGGACGATCGACGGCATCGCCTGCTTCGGCGTCGACATCACCGCCTCGGTGCGCGCCCGCCGGGAGGCCGAGGCGCTGGCCGCCGAGCTCAAGCGCAGCGAGGAGCGCTACCGGACCTTCGTCAGCCAGAGCAGCGAGGGCATCTTCCGCGTCGAGACCGTGGAGCCGGTCTCCACCTCCACGCCCGAGGAGCAGCAGGTCGATGACATGCTGCGCCTGGGCTACGTGGCCGAGTGCAACGACGCCATGGCGCGCATGTATGGCCTCGAGGGCGCCAGCGCGCTGGTGGGAGCCCGGCTGGAGCAGCTGCTCGTGCGCGAGGACCCGCGCAACATCGAGTACATGCGGTCCTTCATCCGCAATGGCTACCGGATAGAAAACTCGGTCTCCCACGAGATGGACCACAACGGGAATCCGAAGATCATCGTCAACAACCTCATCGGCATGGTGCGGGAGGGCGCGCTCATCGCGGCCTGGGGCATCCAGCGCGACATCACCCAGCAACGGCAGGCGGAGGAGGCTCGAGCGCGCGCGGCGGCCAACGCGCGCTTCCTGGCCGAGGCGAGCGCCGTGATGGCCTCCTCGCTGGACTATGAGGCCACCCTGCGCAACCTGGCGCGGCTCGCAGTGCCCGCGCTCGCAGACTGGTGCGTCATCGACCTGCAGCAGCCAGACGGGGCGTTCCGGCGGGTGGAGGTGACCACCGCCACGGAGGAGGACGCCGCGCTCGCGCAGCGGATGAAGGACTTCGGGCTCATGCCGGACGGCAACGTCCAGCATCCGCCCACCCAGGCCCTCCTCGAGGGCAAGGCGCTGCTCATCGAGAACTTCACCGCCGAGAGCATCCGGGCGCGGACGCACAGCGCGGAGCATGCCGAGGTGCTGCTCGCCACCCAGGTGCGCTCCCTCATCTGCGTGCCCCTGGAGGTGCGCGGGCGCGTGCTCGGCGTGCTCAGCTTCCTCACCTCGCGCTCGGGCCGGCGGTACACCGCCGAGGACCTCACCTATATGGAGGAGCTGGCGCGCCGCGCGGCCCTCTCCGTGGAGAACGCACGGCTCTACCGCGAGGCCCAGGAGGCCATCCGCCTGCGCGACGAGTTCCTCTCCATCGCCAGCCATGAGCTGAAGACGCCGCTCACGCCGCTGAGCCTGAAGTTGCAGATGCTCTCGCGCGAGGTGCGCAAGCAGCCCGACTCGCCGCTGCGCAGGTCCGTGGAGGACTATGTCGCCATTGGCACCCGCCAGGTGAAGAAGCTGTCGGAGCTGGTGAGCGACCTGCTGGACGTGACGCGCATCTCTGGCGGCAAGCTGCGGCTGGAGTTCGAGGACGTGGACCTGACGACGATCGTCCGCGAGGTGGTGGGGCGCTACGAGCCCGAGGCGGCGCGGCTCGGCACCTCGCTCTCGCTGGAGGCCCAGGGGGTGGTGGTCGGCCACTGGGACCGGCTCCGCCTGGAGCAGGTCGTCACCAACCTCATCGACAATGCCCTCAAGTACGGCGCCGGCAAGCCGGTGGACGTGCGCCTGCGGGTGAGCGAAGGCAAGGCGTGCCTGCTCGTGCGGGATGAGGGCATCGGCATCGCGCCCGAGTACCTGCCTCGCATCTTCGGCCGCTTCGAGCGCGCCGTGTCCGAGCGCCACTACGGGGGCCTGGGGCTGGGGCTCTACATCACTCGCACCATCATCGAGGCGATGGGCGGCCACATCCAGGTCGAGAGCCAGCCGGGCCAGGGCTCCACCTTCACGGTGGAGCTACCTTTGGATCCGCGCACCGTCGCCGCCCCCGAGCCTCCCTCCGCCTGA